Within the Magnetospirillum sp. ME-1 genome, the region TGCGAAAAATGCCGTTTCCCTCGTCGTCATTCCCGCGCAGGCGGGAATCCATGCATCGGCACACTGTATCTTGCGGCCATGACGCAGCTTTGCCGCAGCATGGACCCCCGCCTGCGCGGGGGTGACGACAAAAGATGGTGGGGCGAGAGTTTTTCCGCAGCCTGTCAAGCCGGGCAGGGATGCACGATGGCCAGATGGTCGGCGGCCTGCTTGGCGGCCTTCTTGTGGTCGGCCAGCAGGCGGGAAATGTCGTCGGACGAACAGGTTCCGCATCCCGGCGTCAGGTGGACGGCGACGCAGCTCACCGTCATCAGGGGAAAGCGCACCGTGTTGCCCAGGCGGTCCTGGCCGACGATGTGGCCCCGCGCCCTCGTCTCGTCGTCGTAGAAGCTTTCCACGTCGTGGGCGAAGTCGGCGATCAGCTTGCGGCAGGTGTCGGCGGCGCTCTCCACCGATTCGCCTAAGAACCCGGCGAAGAAATCGTCACCGCCGATATGGCCGGCAAAGCCGCCTGCCGCCGCCATGGCCTTGGCCAGCAGGTCGCCGAATAGCAGGATGGCGCGGTCGCCGAGGCGGAAGCCGTATTTGTCGTTGAACGGCTTGAAGTTGTCGAAGTCGAAATAGGCCAGCAGGCAGGCCTGGGCGCGGCTCTCCAGCGCCTCGCACACCCAGGACAGGATGCGGGCGTTGCCGGGCAGCCGGGTCAGCGGGTTCTGGTCGCGGGCCGTGGCCAGGTTCTTCTCGTTGATGACGCGCAGCAGCGAATCCGCCGACAGGAAGCCCACATAGCGCATGTCCTCGACGATCAGGATGCCTTCCGAGCGCTCCACCGCCGAATAGGCTTCCAGGATCTGCTCGGCCTTGGCGGCGATGTCGGCCACCGGGCAGCGCACGGCGAAATCCTTGAGCGAGCGGCCCAGGCATTTGTTGGCGATCAGCTCGCGGCCGAAGGGGGAATAGGTGTAGTCCTTCAGTTCCTGGTCCCGCACGATGCCGACGGGCGCGCCCGCGCCGTCCACCACCGGAAAGAAGGTGGCGGACTTATCGGCGCGGAAGCGTTCGAACACCTTTTCCATGGGGGTGTCGAGGCCAAGGGGCTCGGGGCGGGCGATCTGGTCGGCGATGATGCGCTGGTCCGATGTTCCGGCCCGGCGGTCCTGGCGGGCCAGGCGCTCGATCTCGGGATAATGGGGCTGCAGGCTGTCCCAATGGATGGTCGGGCGGCTTACCAGCCAGCCCTGGACCATGTCGCAGCCGATTTCCTTGCAGACGCGGAACTCCCGCTCGGTCTCGACGCCCTCGGCCACCACCACGGCGCCCAGCAGGTGGGCGATGGTGACGATATGGGCCAGGAACACCTTCTTCTTGGAATCGGTGGCGATGTCGGCCACGAAGAAACGGTCGATCTTCAAATAGTCGGGCTCGGAATAGTAAAGCAGCTGCAGCCCCGAAAAGCCGGTGCCGAAATCGTCGATGGCCAGCCGGAAGCCCTGGCGCTTGAAATGGCGGAAGGTGGCGACGGCGTCCAGGCCGGAATCCAGCGGATGGCGCTCGGATATCTCGAACACCACCGCCGAATCGGGAACGCCGTGCCGGTCCAGGATGGCCCGGGTGCGGCGCGCCGTGTCCCCTTCGATGCCTAAGACCCGGTTGTCGATGTTGAGGAACAGCTTGGTCCGGGGATGGTGGGCCAGGCTGGCGAAGGCCGCCACCGCCTTGTCGCGCAGCGCCAGTTCCACCTCGGCCAGGCAGCCGGCGGCATGGCAATGGTCGAAGAAGGCCTGGATGGATTCGAAGCCCGCCGCCTCGGTGCCGCGCAGCAGCGCCTCGTAGCCGTGGCAATCGCCGGAATGAATCCCGACCACCGGCTGAAGCGCCATGGTCAGGCCGTCCGTTATGCAAGGGTCGTCGATTCTACGGGTCATCCCGATCGCTCCGGCCGGTCATCCCGGTGCGGATTCATCCGCCGAAGGCGGGGCGGCGGTCAATGCGGCGATGATTGCGGGGGATGAAATTCACGGCGCTGTCATAACCGTCGAACGGCACGGACATAAACGATATTTAAACGAATGGCATACGAAGTTACACGGAGCATGTTGAAATGTTCTTATCCGATTGATATCAATTTACAGGATCAATCCGATTTAGCTAAGTCATTGGGTTAGGGGAGTCGAATGGCAAGCAAGGGTATTCAACCCTCGGGGCGGGAACGGACCTTTGCCGAGGATGAGATCATCGTCAGCAAGACCGACACCACCGGACG harbors:
- a CDS encoding GGDEF domain-containing protein, with product MTRRIDDPCITDGLTMALQPVVGIHSGDCHGYEALLRGTEAAGFESIQAFFDHCHAAGCLAEVELALRDKAVAAFASLAHHPRTKLFLNIDNRVLGIEGDTARRTRAILDRHGVPDSAVVFEISERHPLDSGLDAVATFRHFKRQGFRLAIDDFGTGFSGLQLLYYSEPDYLKIDRFFVADIATDSKKKVFLAHIVTIAHLLGAVVVAEGVETEREFRVCKEIGCDMVQGWLVSRPTIHWDSLQPHYPEIERLARQDRRAGTSDQRIIADQIARPEPLGLDTPMEKVFERFRADKSATFFPVVDGAGAPVGIVRDQELKDYTYSPFGRELIANKCLGRSLKDFAVRCPVADIAAKAEQILEAYSAVERSEGILIVEDMRYVGFLSADSLLRVINEKNLATARDQNPLTRLPGNARILSWVCEALESRAQACLLAYFDFDNFKPFNDKYGFRLGDRAILLFGDLLAKAMAAAGGFAGHIGGDDFFAGFLGESVESAADTCRKLIADFAHDVESFYDDETRARGHIVGQDRLGNTVRFPLMTVSCVAVHLTPGCGTCSSDDISRLLADHKKAAKQAADHLAIVHPCPA